The following are encoded in a window of Oceanispirochaeta sp. M1 genomic DNA:
- a CDS encoding TIM-barrel domain-containing protein, translated as MKQLNDFLTDMADLEVHPEAVIWRAGSAVKVQEADGLVEIHIPFSAFSLQGNLKPVEAASPEIRVIKLSCPEDEILHLFTSHDPGSPMLSLHKDLLSDRLSVSEEKSCWRINDSKGRLRARFEKERETPAGWSDQITDCFDSLKADLYPSAGGAAVSFSTSDQFFPEKVESLPLAYITFNEDGQEKESALFSFQAEYDEHFAGTGERFAAQDLRGRTINLENTDAMGVNSRRAYKNVPFYLSSRGYGIFIHSSAHIRLSLADISTRAAQARIEDNELDLFIIGGDNPERILNNYKKLSGYPPQLPLWSYGTWMSRMTYFSADEINDICKRLRDEEYPCDLIHIDTGWFEKDWVCEWSFSRKNFPEPAAFMKALKDQGFRISLWQTPNIGEGNKLLKEAMDKRYLAPPKGEAVSSSSDFSGQDFGGQIDFTNPEAVNWYQSMIRDLLEKGASVIKTDFGENIQMNADYLNMPPDKLHNLYGLLYQKAAFEETQRSTDEGIIWARAGWAGCQRYPLHWGGDAAASWDGMAGSLRGGLHIGLSGFGYWSHDVPGFHGVPEFMNTPPEDDLYMRWTQFGVFSSHLRYHGTSAREPWHFPKIASSIRKWLRLRYYLIPYFVEQAKSVSESGYPFLRAMILHHPEDSVCWNIDDQFFCGNDFLVCPVMNSRNERKVYLPEGEWVDFWTGEVIKGPRWLDLKNIPLEQMPLYVRKAAEIPIYPEAVLSTDEMDMEKIETLSMDSDFPGWLKLPAASALGWT; from the coding sequence ATGAAACAACTTAACGATTTTTTGACTGATATGGCCGATCTGGAAGTCCATCCGGAAGCCGTGATATGGAGAGCAGGTTCCGCTGTGAAGGTTCAGGAAGCTGATGGTTTGGTGGAGATCCATATCCCTTTTTCTGCATTTTCTCTCCAGGGTAATTTAAAACCTGTTGAAGCGGCTTCACCGGAGATACGTGTAATAAAGCTCAGCTGTCCTGAGGATGAAATACTTCATCTGTTTACATCTCATGATCCAGGCAGTCCAATGCTCAGTCTCCATAAGGATCTGCTGTCAGACCGCCTGTCTGTAAGTGAAGAAAAGAGCTGCTGGCGCATCAATGACAGTAAAGGGAGGCTCCGTGCACGCTTTGAAAAGGAGAGAGAAACGCCTGCAGGCTGGAGTGACCAGATCACAGATTGCTTCGATTCTTTGAAAGCTGATCTTTATCCTTCTGCCGGGGGGGCCGCAGTCTCCTTCAGTACCAGCGATCAGTTTTTTCCTGAAAAGGTGGAGTCTCTACCTCTTGCTTATATTACTTTCAATGAGGATGGACAGGAGAAGGAGTCAGCACTGTTTTCTTTTCAGGCTGAGTATGATGAGCATTTTGCCGGAACAGGTGAGCGATTTGCCGCCCAGGATCTGCGGGGCAGAACAATCAACCTTGAAAATACCGACGCCATGGGTGTAAACAGCCGCAGAGCCTATAAAAATGTCCCCTTTTATCTCTCCAGCCGGGGCTATGGAATCTTTATCCACAGCTCGGCTCATATACGCCTCTCTCTGGCAGATATCTCAACAAGGGCGGCGCAGGCCAGGATCGAGGATAATGAACTGGACCTGTTTATTATCGGAGGAGATAATCCGGAGAGGATTCTGAATAATTACAAAAAACTGAGCGGTTATCCTCCTCAGCTCCCCCTGTGGAGTTACGGTACCTGGATGAGCAGAATGACCTATTTCTCTGCAGATGAAATCAATGATATCTGCAAACGATTGAGGGATGAAGAATATCCCTGTGATCTGATCCATATTGATACCGGCTGGTTTGAAAAAGACTGGGTCTGTGAATGGTCTTTCAGCAGGAAAAATTTCCCCGAACCCGCCGCATTTATGAAGGCTTTGAAGGATCAGGGGTTCAGAATCTCATTATGGCAGACTCCTAATATAGGGGAGGGGAATAAGCTTTTGAAAGAAGCCATGGATAAACGTTATCTGGCCCCTCCAAAAGGAGAAGCCGTCAGCTCTTCTTCCGATTTTTCCGGTCAGGATTTCGGTGGTCAGATTGATTTTACAAATCCTGAGGCCGTGAACTGGTATCAGTCAATGATCAGGGATCTCCTCGAGAAGGGAGCTTCTGTTATCAAGACGGACTTCGGTGAGAATATTCAGATGAATGCGGACTATCTGAATATGCCTCCAGATAAATTACATAATCTATACGGACTGCTCTATCAGAAGGCAGCCTTTGAAGAGACCCAACGCTCAACTGATGAGGGTATTATCTGGGCCAGAGCCGGATGGGCCGGCTGTCAGCGCTATCCTCTTCACTGGGGCGGTGATGCTGCAGCAAGCTGGGATGGAATGGCCGGATCACTCCGGGGCGGGCTTCATATCGGACTCTCCGGATTTGGATACTGGAGTCATGATGTTCCCGGCTTTCACGGGGTTCCGGAGTTTATGAATACTCCCCCCGAGGATGATCTGTATATGCGATGGACCCAGTTTGGAGTCTTCAGCTCCCATCTCCGCTATCACGGAACCTCTGCCAGAGAACCCTGGCATTTTCCTAAGATCGCATCATCCATCCGTAAATGGCTGAGACTGCGCTACTATCTTATCCCCTATTTTGTAGAGCAGGCAAAATCGGTTTCAGAATCGGGCTATCCCTTTTTAAGAGCCATGATACTCCACCATCCTGAAGATTCAGTCTGCTGGAATATTGATGACCAGTTTTTCTGCGGCAATGATTTTCTTGTCTGCCCTGTAATGAACAGCAGGAATGAACGGAAAGTCTATCTCCCTGAAGGGGAGTGGGTCGACTTCTGGACAGGCGAAGTAATAAAAGGTCCCCGGTGGCTTGATCTGAAGAATATTCCTCTGGAGCAGATGCCTCTCTATGTACGTAAGGCTGCGGAAATCCCGATTTATCCTGAAGCTGTACTTTCAACTGATGAAATGGATATGGAAAAGATTGAGACCCTAAGTATGGACAGTGATTTTCCCGGTTGGTTGAAACTCCCGGCAGCTTCTGCATTGGGATGGACATAA
- a CDS encoding MASE3 domain-containing protein, whose amino-acid sequence MEGSDIKTDSLFQNLIFGFVLLCLIYLLSQGNALLFHGITELFSISVAWSVFLLMWTTRKITRNKTLLFLGIAYLFIGFIDLFHTLSYKGMNVFEGIEGSNTAGQLWISARGMEAVSLLLVSILIHKKDRIPVRKYMVIFSLITTLILAVIYYTEIFPVCYIEGQGFTQFKTLAEYAICLILLLSIRGFHKCRKELDRRVYSLLVMSLSVSIASELAFTIYIDVYGFFNALGHFLKVISFGLIFQALVYSSVHHPYSTIFQELKKDTEELSISQALHSSLIANISDVLVILDKEALIKYISPNIENLYGWSSVIRANQSVWENVHPDNIKTLKQAFSRLLDKKDSRETVEIRYRRADGHYTDIQLTGRNLLSDSDINGVLVNFHDITERLDSETKIQESEERFRVLHNASFGGIAIHDKGLILECNLGLSEISGYEYNELIGMNSLQLIAEDSKDKVLNNIKLGYEKDYEVQGCRKNGEEYPLRVEARNIPYKGKPVRVVEFRDISREKQNETEKNRLKESLMQVQKMETVGRLAGGIAHDFNNMLGVILGYTDIIMENEGPQWPNYNYLNEIKKASQRSADLTRQLLAFARKQVVNRRVMDLNNTITLMIEMLDRLAGAEIQLEWSPEMNAGSVEIDPNQLNQILVNLCMNAKDEISGQGRITIETGSSFIPEEECKNWEDCCPGNYASLTVRDTGAGMDEDRKSHIFEPFFSIDFESAEHSGLALAAVYGCVRQSGGFINLESEVGKGSEFTIYLPRVDSLQKNS is encoded by the coding sequence TTGGAAGGAAGTGACATAAAGACAGATTCTCTTTTTCAAAACCTGATCTTTGGTTTTGTATTACTCTGTTTGATATACCTGCTCAGTCAGGGGAATGCTCTTCTTTTCCATGGTATTACCGAACTGTTTTCGATCTCTGTGGCCTGGAGTGTATTTCTTTTAATGTGGACCACAAGAAAGATAACCAGGAACAAGACCCTCCTCTTCCTGGGCATTGCCTATCTTTTTATCGGTTTTATAGATCTATTTCATACTCTCAGCTATAAGGGCATGAATGTATTTGAAGGCATAGAAGGCTCGAATACAGCAGGGCAGCTATGGATTTCCGCACGGGGTATGGAGGCTGTCTCTCTTCTTCTCGTATCCATATTAATCCACAAAAAGGACAGAATTCCTGTCAGAAAGTACATGGTGATATTTTCTCTTATCACTACTCTGATTCTGGCTGTCATATATTATACAGAGATCTTTCCAGTCTGTTATATTGAGGGTCAGGGGTTCACACAGTTCAAAACCCTGGCTGAATACGCTATCTGTCTGATTCTGCTTCTGTCAATCCGGGGATTTCACAAGTGTCGGAAAGAACTGGACAGAAGGGTCTATAGTCTCCTGGTGATGTCTCTTTCGGTTTCAATTGCTTCAGAACTGGCTTTTACCATATACATTGATGTATATGGTTTTTTCAATGCTCTAGGTCATTTTTTAAAGGTGATCTCCTTCGGTCTTATATTCCAGGCTCTGGTCTACTCCTCTGTACACCATCCTTACTCAACTATTTTTCAGGAATTGAAAAAAGATACAGAAGAGCTGAGCATCTCACAGGCACTCCACAGCTCCCTTATTGCGAATATTTCCGATGTTCTTGTGATTCTGGATAAGGAGGCTTTAATCAAATATATCAGCCCCAATATTGAGAATCTTTACGGTTGGTCTTCAGTAATCAGAGCTAATCAATCGGTCTGGGAAAATGTACACCCGGACAATATAAAAACTCTTAAACAGGCATTTTCCAGACTTCTCGATAAAAAGGACAGCCGTGAAACCGTGGAGATAAGATACAGACGTGCAGACGGGCATTATACTGATATTCAGTTGACCGGCAGAAACCTTCTATCTGATTCGGATATTAATGGAGTTCTCGTCAACTTCCACGATATAACTGAGAGGCTGGATTCAGAAACGAAGATTCAGGAAAGTGAAGAACGCTTTCGGGTACTCCACAATGCCTCTTTCGGTGGAATTGCTATTCATGATAAGGGATTGATTCTTGAATGTAATCTGGGCCTGTCTGAGATAAGCGGGTATGAATACAATGAACTGATAGGTATGAACAGTCTTCAGCTTATTGCCGAGGACTCCAAAGATAAGGTACTGAACAATATCAAACTCGGTTATGAAAAGGATTATGAAGTACAGGGCTGCCGAAAGAACGGAGAGGAGTACCCTCTCAGGGTTGAAGCCAGAAACATTCCCTATAAGGGCAAACCAGTCCGTGTTGTTGAGTTCAGAGATATAAGCCGGGAAAAACAGAATGAAACGGAAAAAAACAGGCTGAAAGAGAGCTTGATGCAGGTTCAGAAGATGGAAACCGTAGGACGTCTGGCAGGTGGAATTGCTCATGATTTCAATAATATGCTTGGTGTTATACTGGGCTATACAGATATAATCATGGAGAATGAGGGTCCCCAATGGCCTAACTACAATTATCTGAATGAGATAAAAAAAGCCAGCCAACGCTCAGCTGACCTGACACGACAGCTACTGGCGTTTGCCCGTAAGCAGGTAGTTAATCGCCGGGTTATGGATCTGAACAATACAATTACCCTTATGATAGAGATGCTGGATAGACTTGCAGGTGCAGAAATCCAACTGGAATGGAGTCCCGAAATGAATGCAGGCTCAGTCGAAATTGATCCCAATCAGCTGAACCAGATTCTTGTAAATCTATGCATGAATGCCAAAGATGAAATCAGCGGACAGGGGAGAATCACCATTGAGACAGGGAGTTCCTTTATCCCGGAGGAAGAGTGTAAAAACTGGGAAGACTGTTGTCCTGGAAACTATGCCTCACTGACTGTCAGAGATACGGGAGCCGGTATGGATGAAGATCGTAAATCCCATATTTTTGAACCCTTTTTCTCCATAGATTTTGAGTCCGCAGAACATTCAGGTCTTGCTCTTGCAGCTGTATACGGCTGTGTAAGGCAGAGCGGCGGTTTTATCAATCTGGAATCTGAAGTCGGAAAAGGGAGTGAGTTCACGATTTATCTGCCTCGTGTGGATAGTCTGCAAAAAAACAGCTGA
- a CDS encoding HD domain-containing phosphohydrolase codes for MTDLTILILDDDQSITMLLESIISSRYKTIVTNNAHHALEKMHENTVDLMLVDFNMPEMYGTEFISRAREIQPDVASVIISGNRDIDTAIDALHTGVFDFIQKPFRDISTLYQVIEQALEKRKLIIENRLYKENLEQMVQQRTKELENNNRELHRSRSRIIGILSRAAEYKDYETGQHFLRVSEYSRIIATGLDLEEDLINIIHQAAPVHDIGKIGISEKILLKQGKLTDIEFDEMKRHCEFGEEILKSESLDSNDMLYGNGTFDDFSFSDKLLETAARIAKSHHERIDGSGYPEGLRGDEIPLEARIVAIADVYDALGSSRAYKTAWSEEKCQEFIRENSGVLFDSQVVDSFFRNIDLILDLKAEIMEESKTCSYLA; via the coding sequence GTGACCGATCTTACAATATTGATTTTAGATGATGATCAATCCATCACTATGCTTTTGGAAAGTATTATCTCCTCGCGGTACAAAACGATTGTTACAAATAATGCTCATCATGCCCTGGAGAAGATGCATGAGAACACTGTTGATCTGATGCTTGTAGATTTCAATATGCCCGAGATGTATGGAACTGAGTTTATAAGCAGAGCCAGAGAAATACAGCCTGATGTCGCTTCAGTGATCATTTCAGGAAACAGAGATATTGATACGGCCATAGATGCCCTGCATACAGGGGTTTTTGATTTCATTCAGAAGCCTTTCAGGGATATCTCGACCCTGTATCAGGTGATAGAGCAAGCTCTTGAGAAAAGAAAACTGATAATTGAAAACAGACTCTATAAAGAAAATCTTGAGCAGATGGTTCAACAGAGAACCAAAGAGCTGGAAAACAATAACAGGGAGCTTCATCGGTCTCGAAGCCGGATCATCGGAATTCTCTCCCGTGCTGCAGAATATAAGGACTATGAGACCGGTCAGCATTTTTTGAGGGTTTCAGAATATTCGAGAATTATTGCCACAGGACTGGATCTTGAAGAAGATCTGATAAATATAATCCACCAGGCAGCTCCTGTACATGACATAGGGAAGATAGGAATTTCCGAAAAGATTCTCCTGAAACAAGGCAAGCTCACAGATATTGAATTTGATGAAATGAAGAGACACTGCGAGTTTGGTGAGGAAATATTGAAAAGTGAATCTCTTGATAGCAATGATATGCTATATGGGAATGGAACATTCGATGACTTCTCCTTCTCCGATAAACTGCTGGAAACTGCAGCCCGGATTGCTAAATCACATCACGAACGAATTGATGGAAGCGGTTACCCCGAGGGCCTCAGAGGTGATGAGATACCCCTGGAAGCCAGAATTGTTGCAATAGCCGATGTCTATGATGCCCTGGGAAGCAGCCGTGCTTATAAAACGGCCTGGAGTGAAGAGAAATGCCAGGAGTTTATCAGAGAAAACTCGGGAGTCCTTTTTGATTCTCAGGTTGTTGATTCTTTCTTCAGAAATATTGATTTAATTCTTGATCTCAAGGCTGAGATTATGGAGGAGAGTAAAACATGCTCTTATTTAGCTTGA
- a CDS encoding HPP family protein, whose amino-acid sequence MKNTHITELLSNKELNTVSSDDTLKVLLNNQLRDSTSTNYYMMDENDVLRGIISERHLIRYLGGYIPFVDQKGLNQFLDNIETVRISDIMETEFTSISVDSFLTDIVPLIDDCCGEIPVIDSQGRLLGEVTAQSILQRFERKQIRRDEAVLAHSC is encoded by the coding sequence ATGAAAAATACACATATTACAGAACTGTTAAGCAATAAAGAACTGAATACTGTTTCATCCGACGATACCCTTAAAGTCCTTCTGAATAATCAGCTGAGAGATTCTACCAGCACCAACTACTATATGATGGATGAGAATGATGTCCTTCGCGGAATTATCAGCGAAAGGCATCTGATCCGATATCTGGGAGGATATATCCCCTTCGTTGATCAGAAAGGTCTGAATCAATTTCTGGATAATATTGAAACAGTACGGATCTCCGATATAATGGAGACAGAATTCACATCCATCTCAGTGGACAGTTTTCTCACCGATATTGTTCCCCTTATAGATGATTGCTGTGGGGAAATTCCTGTTATTGACTCTCAGGGCAGACTCCTGGGTGAAGTCACTGCGCAGAGTATACTCCAGCGTTTTGAGCGGAAACAGATACGCCGGGATGAAGCAGTACTGGCTCATAGCTGTTAA
- a CDS encoding SulP family inorganic anion transporter, with protein MNIEMTPKLFTCLKQGLRPGQLKKDISSGILVGIIALPLAIAFAIASGSTPEKGILTAIIAGFIISFFGGSRVQIGGPTGAFIVIILSIQSQYGYEGLLISTLMAGVILILMGVLRLGSLLKYIPQTLITGFTTAIAIIIFTTQVKDFLGLQAAVPDAFLNKWIFYIRHINQSSFYSVLIGLVTIAIILLLPRLTRKVPAAFAAIVITTVISAAANLPVETIYTRFGTMEFSGFIPAIPQFSLNTLSSYIAPAFTIAILGALESLLSAVVADGMIGGKHRSNIELIAQGLANVITPLFGGLPATGAIARTAANINNGGRTPIAGIVHALTLLLIYLIAMPVVKYIPMSTLAGILFMVAWNMAELREFFNILRVNIYEAMVLLATFFLTLFMDLTIAIPVGFMLSVILFMKRMSDSVELNPLMSTKTVEGKIFSHEIGEYSEGIVIYELNGPMFFGSVHHLLNISRTLKSHQSTLILRFRYVPIVDSSGLVKLKMIIRELEKKDIQLIFSGVNPAVKKKFLNQNMIEEKRIFDDIESAVVYAESINRGMPSPDLK; from the coding sequence ATGAATATTGAAATGACTCCTAAACTGTTTACCTGTCTGAAGCAGGGTCTCAGACCCGGGCAGCTTAAAAAGGATATCTCTTCGGGAATCCTGGTGGGGATCATTGCACTGCCTCTGGCAATCGCCTTTGCCATAGCCTCGGGATCCACCCCGGAAAAGGGGATACTGACAGCCATTATTGCCGGTTTCATAATCTCCTTCTTTGGAGGCAGCAGGGTTCAGATCGGAGGTCCTACCGGGGCATTTATTGTTATCATCCTCTCTATTCAGAGCCAGTACGGCTATGAAGGACTCCTTATATCAACCCTGATGGCCGGTGTCATTCTGATCCTGATGGGTGTATTGCGCCTTGGATCACTTTTAAAATACATACCTCAGACATTAATCACAGGGTTTACAACAGCTATTGCCATAATTATTTTTACTACTCAGGTAAAGGATTTCCTTGGCCTGCAGGCAGCAGTGCCGGATGCATTCCTTAATAAATGGATCTTTTATATAAGGCATATAAATCAGAGCAGTTTCTATTCTGTTTTAATCGGTCTAGTGACCATTGCCATTATTCTGTTATTACCCAGGCTTACCCGTAAAGTTCCCGCCGCCTTTGCAGCCATTGTCATAACTACTGTTATCAGCGCCGCGGCGAACCTTCCGGTGGAGACCATATATACCCGATTCGGTACTATGGAGTTCAGTGGATTTATCCCCGCAATACCCCAATTTTCACTGAATACTCTCAGCAGCTATATTGCACCGGCCTTTACCATCGCCATCCTCGGAGCCCTGGAATCTCTTCTCTCTGCGGTTGTTGCCGACGGGATGATCGGAGGGAAACACCGCTCCAATATAGAACTTATAGCCCAGGGGCTGGCCAATGTGATCACTCCCTTGTTCGGCGGACTCCCTGCAACAGGGGCAATAGCCAGAACCGCAGCTAATATCAACAACGGCGGCAGAACACCAATTGCAGGAATCGTACATGCCCTGACCCTGCTGTTGATTTATCTGATCGCCATGCCCGTGGTAAAATACATCCCCATGTCGACACTGGCGGGAATACTTTTTATGGTGGCATGGAATATGGCTGAGCTCAGAGAGTTCTTTAATATTCTCAGAGTCAATATCTATGAAGCCATGGTGCTTCTGGCTACCTTTTTTCTTACCCTTTTTATGGACCTTACCATAGCCATTCCTGTTGGTTTTATGCTCTCAGTAATCCTTTTTATGAAAAGGATGTCCGACTCGGTGGAACTGAATCCGCTGATGAGTACTAAGACAGTGGAGGGGAAAATATTTTCCCACGAAATTGGGGAGTACTCCGAAGGGATTGTTATTTATGAATTAAACGGACCCATGTTCTTCGGTTCTGTTCATCATCTGCTTAATATATCAAGAACCCTGAAATCTCATCAGAGTACATTGATACTCCGTTTTCGTTATGTTCCAATTGTAGACTCATCGGGACTCGTTAAGCTTAAGATGATAATCAGGGAACTTGAAAAGAAGGATATTCAGCTTATCTTCTCCGGGGTGAATCCTGCTGTAAAGAAGAAATTCCTCAATCAGAACATGATAGAGGAAAAGCGTATCTTCGATGATATTGAATCTGCAGTAGTCTATGCGGAATCAATCAACCGGGGTATGCCTTCTCCCGACCTGAAGTAA
- a CDS encoding AraC family transcriptional regulator, which yields MDNSKSSMCGSEKTSRRSGLSMPGYEEVTPCLEWLRPYVRQCGNSPRGNWKMERRRLLDFLLVYIEKGSGQFTVGPNGYDASAGDLFWIPPDTEHSMEGTGGVMVCPYIHFDLIYRYPESHWEFSIPSGVNNLDDYTPMAHPAIPESLFSRIPGRSRLYNHRQIGSLINTVCREAAVAHEAHTMALSGLMMQICTEILRGLNGKNETENERYIAVMEAASSFVQNNLAEELTVRDLAENANLSEAYFRRLFAAQYGLSPGRYIRQLRIARVKDLMTYTDNSLSEISLLCGFADVHSLSKAFKKAEGVSPREYRKFGRNLVFTSGREKAYPG from the coding sequence ATGGATAATTCAAAATCAAGTATGTGTGGGTCTGAGAAAACCTCCCGCAGATCAGGATTAAGTATGCCCGGTTATGAGGAGGTCACCCCTTGTCTGGAATGGCTGCGGCCTTATGTAAGGCAGTGTGGAAATTCTCCCCGTGGTAACTGGAAGATGGAGAGACGCAGGCTGCTTGATTTCCTGCTTGTCTATATTGAGAAGGGTTCAGGACAGTTCACGGTAGGCCCTAACGGATATGATGCAAGTGCGGGAGATCTATTCTGGATACCACCGGATACTGAACACAGCATGGAGGGAACAGGGGGGGTTATGGTCTGCCCCTATATCCATTTTGATCTGATTTACCGCTACCCTGAGAGTCATTGGGAATTCTCCATCCCCTCGGGTGTCAATAATCTGGATGATTATACTCCTATGGCCCATCCGGCGATTCCAGAGTCTCTCTTCAGCAGAATTCCAGGACGCTCCCGGCTCTACAATCACAGACAGATAGGCAGTCTTATAAATACAGTCTGCCGTGAGGCTGCAGTCGCTCACGAGGCACACACGATGGCTCTTTCAGGGCTGATGATGCAGATATGTACTGAGATACTGAGAGGTTTGAATGGGAAGAATGAAACAGAAAATGAGCGTTATATAGCGGTGATGGAAGCAGCCTCATCATTTGTCCAGAACAATCTGGCGGAAGAACTGACAGTAAGGGATCTTGCGGAGAATGCGAACCTTTCGGAGGCCTACTTCCGCAGGCTGTTTGCGGCACAGTATGGTCTTTCCCCGGGGCGCTACATCCGGCAGCTGAGGATTGCCCGGGTAAAAGATCTAATGACCTACACCGACAATTCTCTCTCTGAGATAAGTCTGCTTTGCGGCTTTGCAGATGTTCACTCCCTGTCAAAGGCTTTTAAAAAGGCTGAGGGTGTCAGCCCCCGGGAATATAGAAAGTTCGGACGGAACCTGGTATTTACTTCAGGTCGGGAGAAGGCATACCCCGGTTGA
- a CDS encoding uroporphyrinogen decarboxylase family protein, translated as MWLPDGSKEADFSQLEKVLNKEVPDRPVFWEFFLNDRLYDLLCGDTPIPQDPALFSVVRSIIAYQKAGYDYAVFFEPDSFSFQVKDRHKTSSVSMNGGLISDWESFEAFPWPRIENMDFSVMDKIDPYIPDGMKIIPSGPGGVEENVIELMGYENLCYMMVDDPELVKAVFDRVGGLICEYYSLFCEYPAVGSVISNDDWGFNTQPLLSPDQMEKYLYPWHRKITSIIHGAGLPAILHSCGNLYPDIMEVVIEDLGYEAKHSYEDNIKPVEEAYEEYGGRIAVLGGIDVDFIITHSEEEVYKRSIAMLERTSGRPGYALGTGNSVPDYIPDSHYLAMIKAGWDFGR; from the coding sequence ATGTGGCTGCCCGACGGATCAAAAGAAGCTGATTTTTCTCAGCTGGAAAAAGTACTGAATAAAGAAGTTCCGGACAGACCTGTATTCTGGGAGTTTTTCCTGAATGACAGGCTTTATGACCTTTTATGCGGTGATACACCCATCCCGCAGGACCCAGCGCTCTTTTCTGTTGTAAGAAGTATTATCGCCTACCAGAAGGCCGGGTATGATTATGCTGTATTCTTCGAACCCGACAGCTTTTCTTTTCAGGTAAAAGACCGTCATAAGACTTCCTCAGTATCCATGAACGGGGGGCTGATCTCCGACTGGGAAAGTTTTGAAGCCTTTCCCTGGCCACGGATTGAGAATATGGACTTCAGCGTTATGGATAAGATTGATCCATACATTCCCGACGGTATGAAAATCATACCCAGCGGTCCCGGCGGAGTTGAGGAGAATGTAATTGAGCTGATGGGTTATGAGAATCTCTGCTATATGATGGTAGATGATCCGGAGCTGGTTAAAGCTGTTTTTGACAGGGTAGGGGGATTGATCTGTGAATATTACAGTCTATTCTGTGAATATCCCGCTGTAGGTTCAGTAATCAGCAATGACGACTGGGGATTCAATACCCAGCCTCTCCTCTCTCCTGATCAGATGGAAAAGTATCTCTATCCATGGCATAGAAAAATTACTTCAATCATCCATGGAGCAGGTTTGCCTGCGATTTTACACTCCTGCGGGAACCTTTATCCTGATATTATGGAAGTGGTGATTGAAGACCTCGGCTATGAAGCCAAACACTCATATGAGGACAATATAAAACCGGTTGAAGAAGCCTATGAGGAATATGGAGGCCGTATTGCTGTCCTTGGCGGAATAGATGTGGATTTCATAATCACCCACAGTGAAGAAGAAGTTTATAAGAGATCCATTGCCATGCTTGAGCGGACATCCGGCAGACCCGGTTATGCCCTTGGAACAGGGAACTCTGTCCCCGATTACATCCCTGACAGTCATTATCTTGCCATGATTAAAGCCGGCTGGGATTTCGGAAGATAG